The DNA region ATCGTCCTCGGAGAGGGGCCATGAGGGAGCGAGAGAGGGGCCTTTGTACCACGAGCCTTCGCGGATGATGTCCCGCACTTCTTCGGGGAGCGCATGGAACCGATCGTCGGTGACGTACCGGAAGCCGGGCAGAAGCGTATAGTTCACCGCCGCAAAAAAGTCGTACTCCTTGATTCTCCTGATGCGCCCCGCCTCTTCCCGTAGGTCCGCCGTCGGGACCGATGCCGCAAAGGCAATCCACTGTTTCTCATTTTTCGAGTCCACAACGGGGAGGATCAGGCGGGCCTGCTCCCTGGTGATAAGGCCTGATTTAAAGGCATCTTCTGTGAGAGGCCTGCGGCGGAAGTCATCAGCAAGCCTGATGAGCTGCCGGGTATGGGCTTTGGAGAAGCCGCACCGCACCTCGGCATATTCCTCGACGGAGGCAAAGCCGAAGCGCTCATGCAGAAAGCCCTCGCCCATTCCCCTCAGGAGCACCCCCATGGCCGCGTCAAGCCTCTGGCGGATTGAGGCTCCCCTGATGAGCCTCCCGGCGATGAGTGCCGGACTGTCATCCTGGGGATAGGCCATGATTTCCTCAAGCCACGAGGGAAAAAAGATATGCCAGGGCCCCTTCCAGGGATTGCAGGAGCTCCCCGCAGAATCAAGAGCGTCCTCTTCCGGGAGATCCCTCTCGCCGCGCTCCCTCTCCCGCCTCACCCCCTTGGGCTCCCGGTAAAATATCGGGAGCGCTCCCTTCCCATCGAGAGATGAGGGCTGCGAGGCACCTCCATGGGAAGCCATCCAGTTGGCGAGGAGCGCCTCGATGAATCCGGCGAGAGGCCCGTCGTAGTGCTCCCTGTCCCGGAAGAAGGAGAGGGCGAAGTCCCAGGTGAGGGCAAGCGAGGGCGACACGCGGAAATACATCATCAGGCCTGGAGCAACGCTTGAATCACCGTGCCCGGCACAGAGAGTGCAATCCAGGGCATCCTCAGCCCCCGGGAGCTCAGGTGAGCCCTCAACCGGCGGAGACTGATCCTCCGGGCCTTTCCCGCAGCAGCAGGGAGCTCCTTCCCGCCCCCTCTCCGCGAGCGCCGCGCTCACCTCCCGCGCAAGGCCGCTCAAAGAGCGCCTCTGCGCCCTCTCAAGCCACCAGGCTTCGTTCTCAGGGGTGGCGACCCTCGAGAGATGCCTCAGGGCGCTCTTGGCGATCCAGCCCTCAAGATAGGCCTTCCGTGTGAGGGGAAGACTCCCGAGAAGCTCGAAATTGTGCATCAGCTCCGACGCGGTGCGCCCCGACATCGAGAGATGCTCCACGGCAAAGGTCGCCATGGAGCGGTAGCCTAACCGATCAACTCCTTTCGTCCTGAGATTCACGAGAAGGCCGCCGAGCACAAGGTCCAGCGCCAGGCGGCCCCTGACTGCCTCGCAGAGGGTAAAATCGATTTTGGATGCCCGCTCATCCCTGTCGATGAGGGAGGGGCCGAAAGTGAGGTCCCCGGTGAGTCTTTCCGCTTCGGGGAGAAGGCCCTCCCTGGTGATCTTCACCATGCGCTCCGCATTGTGGAGGGATTCAGCGGGAAGCTCGAAAGGCTCCGGGAGGAGGAGCATGTCCTCGTGATCCGCAAAGCGGCAAGGATCGCTGAGGTGAAGGAGCTCCTCCTCGTCGGGAAGGTGCAGAGTGAGAGTGGGTTGAAGATTGATGGGACTCATACTCTCATTATAGCAGAACGGAAAGGAGAAATCAAAGAGGCCGATCCCTGAAATGCCTGTCATAGAGCCATTTTGGGGCCGTCGCTACATGCGCTGTGCTGAAAGAAAAGAGGCGGAGAGGTCAAAAATGACCCCTGAGGCCTCTTGTGCGCATCCATGGGGCAATGAGGCGCTCTCCCGGCCATTTTATAATGCTCGGCGCCAAAACTGCCGCTTTCTCTCCCTGTCTGATATTTTTTGAAGTGCTTTATGGTTCCCGTGGAGCCCGGTACCCTATGGATGAATGTTCTGCTAGGAAACAGGCTGAGCATTCTTATCCTCCTGCGAGAGCTTCCCTTCTCTCTGCCATTATTCTCTCATCCCGCCTGCGGCAGTCAAGATGGGTTCAGGACCATGAAAAGTGGGTTCATTTGATCGTGAAATCTACGGCTCCCCGGCTACTGGGCTCAGAGCGCCATGCAAGGGAAACCTCGAACCGCCTGGGAATACTCATCATGAAAGCCTCATAATGCTCAGCTGAAAACGTCACAGGGCGCCTCACCGGCTCACCTCCTTCTTCCCCCGCGGCAGGAGAGTCATCATGCCTGAATCCCGGTGAAACTGAGTTGCCATGACTATGCCAGCAGGGGATTCGACAGCGCGCTCCTTACAGTTCCGGATTGTTCCTGAGGAATAGCCCGATGGAATCGGCACACTTCCTGAGATCACCAAGGTCGCGTCGCAGGATTTCCAGGATCTTTTCATTATCCACTTCCCAGTAGCGGTGAACCACCAGATTCCGGAACCTGGCCATTTTCTTCAGGCTCTCAAGCAGCTCCGGATCTTTCAGGATTCCTTCTTTCGCGAGTATCTCAAGTGACTCGATATTGCTTTTTGGAGTGTCGAAGTTGCAGGCTGCGATGATATGATGCGTGATGTTGAATATCGTTTCGATGCTTATTTGAATAACATGCTGGATCCCATAGGCAATAAAGGGGCTTCCATTTATTTCTTCAAGGGTGGCATGCTCCTGCGAAGCAAGCAGCACAAGATATTTCTCAAGGTCCAGAAGATGACTAGACAACAATTTTCGGTCTATGACCAAAGCTTCCCTCCGCCAGACGCTTTTGAAGCGCTCTGTCATGGATTTCTTCGTAATAATTATAGTCCAGGTACTCTGAGAGAAGGCTTGACTCGTAAAACTCCTTCTCTCTCCGATTCCGGGCATAAATTACAGAGTTTTTTGATATGACCTGATACTGGAAGAAGAGAGGGCTCCCGTTGAGGGCCTTGATATCGATCCGCTCTTCGGGCAGCCTCAAAGCCTCTGAGGCAGTAAGCACCATTTCACTGAGAATCTCTTCATAAGCAGGGTCGCCGCCAGGCAAGTGCTCAAACAGCACAGCGATATCGATGTCGCTCATGGGAGTCGCTTTATCCGCGGCCACCGATCCAAAAATATAGATAAGGCTGACAGGGGACAGGATCCCCTTCTCTTCAAGCGCACTGATAAAAGCCGGAAGAGTCTGCTTCATATCCCTATTATACAGAAAAGTGACGGAGAAGACAATAATCTCAGCGGAGCCTTTCGATGAGGGATGCCGCCGCATAACTCTCTCTCCATGGCACCACACCCCACGAACAGCTCTTCCAGGAGGCCCTCGAAGCCTTCGCCCTGCCACCCGGGGAATGCACGGCTGCAGTGTGCGCGTTTCCGGAGAATGGCATGACTGCACTATTCCCTGAAGAAGGCGGGAGCTGCAGGAGCCTGTCTTTTCCCACCAGGATGACGCTCTCTTTCTCTGCGAGCTTTCTCATATCTCCCGTGAATCCGCTTCTACTGAACAGGATATGGCGGTCGCGCCTTTTCATAGACGCCGGCGACAAGCCCCGGGAAATCATGGTCGAAGCGGGAGAGGACCTCTTCGCATGCACCGATTTCAATATCGCTCATGTAAGGGAAGACAAATCTGAACCAGAAGCGTATGAAATTATCGGCAATGAGGTACAGGCCTTTTTTAGACTTCTCCCTGTGCTCCTCGTTGACAGGCACCTCTTTCGCAATCAGCCGGAGGTTTTCCAGAACCCCCAGTCCCCAAAATACCGGGGTGCCATCAGGCCATCAATCAATGTTCTCTCAGGGTCCGTTATCGCTACCTTATATAATGTGATTATTTGACCCTGGCAAATTATTGCAACAAAATCTGTCAAATCATCTCTCCTGAAAATCTTGATCCCTCTTCTGTCTATATGATATGATAGCAGCATAAGAGAGGAGAAGAAATCCATTGGCATTGTTATTCGAATGGGATCCTATGAAAGCGAGGCTGAATCTGGAGAAGCACGGCATTTCTTTCGATGAGGCCAGCACCGCATTCCAGGATTTCTTATCAATCACGATCTCAGATCCATCACATTCGGAAGGCGAGGAACGGTTTGTCCTGCTTGGTTATTCTCATCGCAACAGGCTGCTGGTAGTTGTTCACACAGAACAAAAGGACCGTATCCGCATCATCAGTGCAAGACCGGCAACCAGAAAGGAGTCATTGTCTTATGAAGAAAAATAGTAATGATCCGGATATGCTTAAGGAATATGACTTCAGCCATGGCACGAGGGGTAAG from Candidatus Eremiobacterota bacterium includes:
- a CDS encoding HNH endonuclease signature motif containing protein, whose translation is MSPINLQPTLTLHLPDEEELLHLSDPCRFADHEDMLLLPEPFELPAESLHNAERMVKITREGLLPEAERLTGDLTFGPSLIDRDERASKIDFTLCEAVRGRLALDLVLGGLLVNLRTKGVDRLGYRSMATFAVEHLSMSGRTASELMHNFELLGSLPLTRKAYLEGWIAKSALRHLSRVATPENEAWWLERAQRRSLSGLAREVSAALAERGREGAPCCCGKGPEDQSPPVEGSPELPGAEDALDCTLCAGHGDSSVAPGLMMYFRVSPSLALTWDFALSFFRDREHYDGPLAGFIEALLANWMASHGGASQPSSLDGKGALPIFYREPKGVRRERERGERDLPEEDALDSAGSSCNPWKGPWHIFFPSWLEEIMAYPQDDSPALIAGRLIRGASIRQRLDAAMGVLLRGMGEGFLHERFGFASVEEYAEVRCGFSKAHTRQLIRLADDFRRRPLTEDAFKSGLITREQARLILPVVDSKNEKQWIAFAASVPTADLREEAGRIRRIKEYDFFAAVNYTLLPGFRYVTDDRFHALPEEVRDIIREGSWYKGPSLAPSWPLSEDDEGAQEARDRRFDAPWKYFSDGEELLAAAATTCRGRVEKSSSLCAGDKGLMQEGQVEKNSCLCARLEEARKICTLTPGANPEEALLVDILQGGAPSRAVKGAMTVKFYLPQELHELWNIAALVFLASQGHPEAAVTVDGIQEGASADERFLAALLTDYLASEGEFHKAARHHKILKRDRFHCQSPGCRCRRNLHIHHIIRRSQGGTDDEWNLIVLCEACHLHLLHGLRTLTVSGRAPYGLTVTFGSLSEGAPFLIYVNGSRSAIRSTES
- a CDS encoding DUF86 domain-containing protein yields the protein MSSHLLDLEKYLVLLASQEHATLEEINGSPFIAYGIQHVIQISIETIFNITHHIIAACNFDTPKSNIESLEILAKEGILKDPELLESLKKMARFRNLVVHRYWEVDNEKILEILRRDLGDLRKCADSIGLFLRNNPEL
- a CDS encoding nucleotidyltransferase domain-containing protein, which translates into the protein MRRHPSSKGSAEIIVFSVTFLYNRDMKQTLPAFISALEEKGILSPVSLIYIFGSVAADKATPMSDIDIAVLFEHLPGGDPAYEEILSEMVLTASEALRLPEERIDIKALNGSPLFFQYQVISKNSVIYARNRREKEFYESSLLSEYLDYNYYEEIHDRALQKRLAEGSFGHRPKIVV
- a CDS encoding DUF234 domain-containing protein, producing the protein MPVNEEHREKSKKGLYLIADNFIRFWFRFVFPYMSDIEIGACEEVLSRFDHDFPGLVAGVYEKARPPYPVQ
- a CDS encoding BrnT family toxin, with translation MLFEWDPMKARLNLEKHGISFDEASTAFQDFLSITISDPSHSEGEERFVLLGYSHRNRLLVVVHTEQKDRIRIISARPATRKESLSYEEK